The Euphorbia lathyris chromosome 2, ddEupLath1.1, whole genome shotgun sequence genome includes a window with the following:
- the LOC136219580 gene encoding rab GTPase-activating protein 22-like, whose translation MKALRRSQTSSSSSNSSSPSSSSSSSSSWIHLRSVLLIVNSSSPASCSSSDRHLKSPWSRRKRKHALSPRQWRSLFTPEGKLHGTGVKFLKKVRSGGVDPSIRAEVWPFLLGVYSLDSTKEERDTIRTQKRKEYEKLRRQCRRLLKCGSGSFKLDQRGEAQYSDTSSYEDVVSARESLSSEERNPDFDYTNDDDSCELLEGIDSSTQQLAKTDGSILNTESTDSESSDDPEVIHASCSSEGGEKNDPQVKNDPDVPSNKLSSPSRTEFHSNQHATENFSTWQRIIRVDALRANSEWVPYSPSQALISEDRAYSAAEAVGLKDYEHLEPCIVFHAARLVAILEAYALYDPEIGYCQGMSDLLSPIITVIPEDHEAFWCFVRYMKKARHNFRLDEVGIRRQLNIVSKIIKCKDSHLFRHLEKLQADDCFFVYRMVVVLFRRELTFEQTLCLWEVMWADQAAIRAGIRKSAWSRISQRAPPTDDLLLYAIAASVLQRRKLIIEKYNSTDDILRECNSMAGQLNIWKLLDDAHDLVVTLHDKIETTF comes from the exons ATGAAAGCTTTAAGACGAAGTCAGACTTCGTCCTCTTCATCAAATTCGTCTTCCCCTTCATCCTCTTCATCAAGTTCGTCTTCATGGATTCATTTGCGTTCAGTTCTTTTAATTGTTAATTCCTCCTCACCAGCTTCTTGTTCCTCTTCTGATCG ACATCTTAAATCTCCATGGTcacgaagaaaaagaaaacatgcTCTTTCTCCTCGGCAATGGAGAAGTTTGTTTACGCCGGAAGGAAAACTCCATGGTACTGGAgttaagtttttgaaaaaagtTAGGAGCGGA GGTGTAGATCCAAGTATTAGAGCAGAGGTCTGGCCATTCCTCCTTGGAGT CTATAGCTTGGACAGCACAAAAGAAGAAAGAGATACTATAAGGACCCAAAAAAG AAAAGAATATGAGAAGCTTCGGAGGCAATGCAGACGGCTTCTAAAATGCGGCAGTGGGAGCTTTAAACTGGACCAAAGGGGTGAAGCTCAATACTCGGATACTTCTAGTTATGAAGATGTGGTTAGTGCCAGGGAATCACTTTCCAGTGAGGAAAGAAATCCAGATTTTGATTACACTAATGATGATGACTCTTGTGAACTGTTGGAAGGAATTGATAGTTCAACACAACAATTGGCAAAAACTGATGGATCTATACTAAACACTGAGTCAACAGACTCGGAGTCTTCTGATGATCCTGAAGTCATTCACGCTTCTTGCTCTTCTGAGGGCGGAGAAAAGAACGATCCTCAAGTAAAGAATGACCCTGATGTACCCTCCAACAAGTTAAGTTCTCCTTCAAGGACAGAATTCCACTCAAACCAACATGCCACTGAGAATTTCTCCACATGGCAGAGAATTATTCGTGTTGATGCGCTGCGTGCGAATTCAGAATGGGTACCATACTCCCCATCTCAGGCATTAATATCAGAGGATAGAGCATACAGTGCTGCGGAGGCTGTGGGGTTAAAGGATTATGAACATCTGGAACCGTGCATAGTTTTTCATGCTGCTCGATTAGTTGCTATTCTTGAAGCCTATGCGCTCTATGACCCTGAGATTGGATATTGTCAAGGCATGAGTGATCTGCTATCTCCAATAATCACAGTTATTCCAGAGGATCACGAGGCTTTCTGGTGTTTCGTAAGATACATGAAAAAGGCTCGACATAACTTTAGACTAGATGAAGTGGGAATCCGAAGGCAATTGAATATTGTTTCAAAGATTATCAAATGCAAAGACTCACATCTCTTCAGGCACCTGGAGAAGCTGCAGGCTGATGATTGCTTTTTTGTTTATAGGATGGTGGTAGTGTTGTTTCGGAGGGAACTCACATTCGAGCAGACACTTTGTCTCTGGGAGGTGATGTGGGCAGATCAGGCAGCCATAAGGGCAGGCATTAGAAAGTCTGCATGGAGCAGGATAAGCCAACGTGCTCCGCCAACAGACGATTTATTGCTTTATGCTATTGCTGCATCCGTATTACAGAGAAGGAAATTAATTATAGAGAAATATAACAGCACGGATGACATTTTAAGGGAGTGCAATAGCATGGCTGGACAACTTAATATATGGAAGCTCCTAGATGATGCACATGACTTAGTAGTCACCCTTCATGACAAGATCGAGACGACTTTCTGA